In Desulfofundulus kuznetsovii DSM 6115, the following are encoded in one genomic region:
- a CDS encoding HD domain-containing phosphohydrolase — MAERINEAVEKDNMQHPDLPLSISVGVATAKDASRRLWEVYKEADDAMYVNKLASGKDPRAAVIRALKAALAEKDFHNTERMKEVACMLGEAVGLSREEMDGLRLLVEMHDIGKLGVPDHILFKPGSLTEEEREEIQRHSEVGYRIALSSGELAPVAPYILQHHERWDGRGYPLGLKGEQIHLLSRILAIVDAYDAMTSDRPYRGAMSHEEALEELKKCTGSQFDPQLVEIFVRLLAGGRKGCPEKNV; from the coding sequence GTGGCAGAGCGCATAAATGAGGCCGTTGAAAAGGACAACATGCAGCATCCGGATCTCCCTTTGAGCATCTCCGTGGGTGTGGCGACGGCAAAAGATGCTTCGCGCCGGCTGTGGGAAGTCTACAAGGAAGCAGACGACGCAATGTACGTGAACAAGCTTGCCAGCGGGAAGGACCCGCGGGCGGCGGTGATCCGCGCCCTCAAGGCAGCCCTGGCGGAGAAGGATTTCCACAACACGGAGCGCATGAAAGAAGTCGCCTGCATGCTGGGGGAAGCGGTGGGGCTCTCGCGTGAAGAAATGGACGGCCTGCGACTCCTGGTGGAGATGCACGACATCGGCAAGCTGGGAGTGCCGGACCACATCCTCTTCAAGCCCGGTTCTCTGACTGAAGAGGAAAGGGAAGAAATCCAGCGCCATTCCGAAGTGGGATACCGCATTGCTCTCTCCTCCGGCGAGCTGGCCCCGGTGGCCCCTTACATTCTCCAGCATCACGAGCGGTGGGACGGGCGGGGTTATCCCCTGGGATTGAAGGGAGAGCAGATCCACCTCTTGAGCCGCATTCTGGCCATAGTCGACGCCTACGACGCGATGACATCGGATCGCCCCTACCGCGGTGCAATGTCGCACGAAGAGGCCCTGGAGGAGCTAAAGAAGTGTACAGGGAGCCAGTTTGACCCGCAGTTGGTGGAGATTTTTGTGAGGTTGCTGGCGGGAGGAAGGAAAGGCTGCCCGGAAAAGAATGTGTAG
- a CDS encoding aspartyl-phosphate phosphatase Spo0E family protein — MQVGERGRFLLDLGRTILRLEKARRVLVAVDPGDKEKLLAASRKVDKLILEYYQAKTRPKGVGGRGGE, encoded by the coding sequence GTGCAAGTTGGCGAAAGGGGGAGGTTTTTGCTGGATCTCGGCAGGACGATCCTGCGGCTGGAAAAAGCCAGGAGAGTATTGGTGGCCGTCGATCCCGGCGACAAAGAGAAACTCCTGGCAGCCAGCCGGAAGGTGGATAAGCTGATCTTGGAGTACTACCAGGCTAAAACTCGGCCCAAGGGCGTCGGAGGCCGCGGCGGGGAATAA
- the nadC gene encoding carboxylating nicotinate-nucleotide diphosphorylase → MQNIVLEDLIDRVLKEDIGTGDVTTNSIVPPDYTTIGFIHAKEPGVVAGLPVAGAVFRRLSPHISFQIRVREGERVQAGQLLARVEGEARAILSGERVALNLLQRMSGIATYTARLVELIREFKAKIVDTRKTTPGLRILEKYAVRVGGALNHRFGLYDAVLIKDNHIKVAGSITRAVELARANIPHTMKVEVEVEDLTGVEEALAAGADIIMLDNMDIPTMTRAVELAAGRAYLEASGRINEQNIVEVARTGVDFISLGALTHSARSLDISLDVGEMKPL, encoded by the coding sequence ATGCAGAACATCGTTCTAGAAGATCTGATCGACCGGGTGCTCAAGGAGGATATAGGCACCGGCGATGTAACCACCAACAGCATCGTACCACCGGATTACACCACCATCGGGTTTATTCATGCCAAAGAACCGGGAGTGGTGGCCGGCCTGCCCGTGGCCGGGGCCGTTTTCCGCCGTCTTTCACCGCACATTTCCTTTCAAATTCGGGTGCGGGAAGGGGAAAGAGTCCAGGCCGGACAGCTCCTGGCCCGGGTGGAGGGGGAGGCCCGGGCCATTTTGAGCGGCGAGCGGGTGGCCCTGAACCTTCTGCAGCGCATGTCGGGCATTGCCACTTATACCGCCCGGCTGGTGGAACTCATCCGGGAGTTCAAGGCCAAAATAGTGGACACCCGCAAGACTACCCCCGGTTTGCGCATCCTGGAAAAGTACGCCGTGCGGGTGGGGGGTGCCCTCAACCACCGCTTTGGTCTGTACGACGCCGTTTTGATCAAGGATAACCACATCAAGGTGGCCGGGAGCATCACCCGGGCGGTGGAGCTGGCCAGGGCCAACATACCCCATACCATGAAGGTGGAAGTTGAGGTTGAAGATTTGACCGGAGTAGAAGAGGCCCTTGCCGCCGGGGCCGACATCATCATGCTGGATAACATGGATATTCCCACCATGACCCGGGCGGTGGAGCTTGCAGCCGGCCGGGCTTACCTGGAGGCTTCGGGGAGGATTAACGAGCAGAACATTGTGGAGGTTGCCCGCACGGGAGTGGACTTCATTTCCCTGGGTGCGCTTACCCATTCCGCCCGGTCGCTGGACATCAGCCTGGATGTAGGAGAAATGAAGCCCCTGTAG
- a CDS encoding sensor domain-containing diguanylate cyclase, with amino-acid sequence MNPGRGKDELYRLVDALPEEKAEAAKKFLELLLGASSKLLPEKLVEKLDLFERIIDSLPDATLAIDREGRVLVWNRAMEEMTGVKREEILGRGEYAYAVPFYGEKRPILANILLGNGTQWGQQYDKIEFKGHILVGEGFAPFARGGRGLYFWTLVAPIYDDRGNLLGAVQCIRDIGERKKMEDELRRCSTRDALTGLYNRAFFEEELRRLDRGRSFPVSLILCDLDGLKVVNDMLGHEQGDELLRRAAEVIARCVRGSDVVARVGGGRVCCNPAPDRPENGGRSGRAHK; translated from the coding sequence GTGAACCCGGGTCGAGGAAAAGACGAACTTTACCGGTTGGTGGACGCTCTGCCAGAGGAAAAAGCCGAAGCGGCAAAAAAATTTCTTGAACTCCTGCTCGGCGCCAGCAGTAAACTTCTGCCGGAAAAATTGGTGGAAAAGCTGGACCTCTTCGAAAGAATCATTGACTCCCTCCCGGATGCCACCCTTGCCATTGACCGCGAAGGAAGGGTGCTCGTGTGGAACCGGGCCATGGAAGAAATGACGGGGGTTAAGAGAGAAGAAATACTGGGCAGGGGCGAATACGCTTACGCAGTCCCGTTTTACGGGGAGAAAAGACCCATCCTCGCCAACATCCTGCTCGGCAATGGTACACAGTGGGGACAGCAGTACGATAAAATCGAATTTAAGGGCCATATTCTTGTCGGCGAAGGTTTCGCTCCTTTCGCCCGCGGCGGCAGGGGGCTTTACTTCTGGACGCTCGTGGCCCCAATTTACGACGACAGGGGGAACCTCTTAGGGGCAGTCCAGTGTATCCGCGATATCGGTGAACGCAAAAAGATGGAGGATGAACTTAGGCGTTGCAGCACCCGCGATGCCCTCACCGGGCTGTACAACCGTGCTTTCTTCGAGGAAGAACTGCGCCGGCTGGACAGGGGACGCTCTTTCCCTGTCAGCCTCATTTTATGCGATCTGGACGGCTTGAAAGTGGTCAACGACATGCTGGGGCACGAGCAGGGTGACGAACTCCTGCGCCGTGCGGCCGAAGTAATTGCGAGGTGCGTCCGGGGTTCCGACGTGGTGGCCCGGGTTGGGGGGGGACGAGTTTGCTGTAATCCTGCCCCAGACAGACCGGAAAACGGCGGAAGAAGTGGCAGAGCGCATAAATGA
- a CDS encoding metallophosphoesterase, translated as MRENVIHRLFPRRRVLKIVIPGLVLLLLYGLAAGSGSVIVERVAVPLPGLPAELDGLTIVHISDLHYGFGRFRSEDSVAQIIRLISSLHPDLIVFTGDLLDRSADPAITDTLPLQGLKAPLGVYAVMGNHDHHFGKEKIACSLADSGVEVLVNGSVRVEKGGRHFWLIGLDDPLTGDPDLAKAIAPIPSGDFKILLVHTPDFAPRAARAGIQLQLSGHSHGGQVRLPGVGAMYYPPLGRKYSLGLYKVPESRTLVYTSRGLGTTVLPLRLFCPPEVTLLTLHSGAGN; from the coding sequence ATGCGCGAAAACGTTATCCACCGTCTTTTTCCGCGGCGCCGCGTGCTAAAAATAGTCATTCCCGGTTTGGTTTTGCTCCTGCTCTACGGCCTGGCAGCAGGATCCGGCAGTGTAATCGTGGAAAGAGTAGCTGTGCCGTTGCCGGGGCTCCCGGCGGAACTTGACGGGCTGACCATAGTTCATATCAGCGACCTGCATTATGGGTTCGGCCGGTTTCGTAGCGAGGATTCCGTGGCACAGATAATAAGACTCATTTCCTCCCTACACCCCGACCTCATCGTTTTTACGGGAGACCTTTTGGACCGTTCGGCGGATCCGGCCATAACGGATACCCTGCCGCTGCAGGGACTTAAGGCACCCCTGGGTGTGTACGCCGTCATGGGCAACCACGACCACCACTTCGGCAAAGAAAAGATAGCCTGCTCCCTTGCTGACTCTGGGGTGGAAGTGCTGGTTAACGGGAGCGTCCGCGTCGAGAAGGGCGGCCGGCATTTCTGGCTCATTGGCCTGGACGACCCCCTGACCGGCGACCCCGACCTGGCGAAAGCGATAGCTCCCATACCGTCCGGGGACTTCAAAATACTCCTGGTTCATACTCCGGATTTTGCGCCCCGGGCAGCGCGCGCGGGTATTCAACTGCAGCTTTCCGGCCACAGCCACGGCGGGCAGGTTCGGCTGCCGGGGGTTGGGGCCATGTACTACCCGCCCCTCGGGCGCAAATACTCCCTTGGCCTGTACAAAGTACCGGAAAGCCGTACACTGGTCTATACCAGTCGCGGGCTGGGCACTACTGTACTGCCGCTGCGCCTCTTCTGCCCGCCGGAGGTGACGTTGCTGACGCTGCACTCTGGAGCCGGGAACTGA
- a CDS encoding GGDEF domain-containing protein, which yields MISGIIKGWEAASRFFSFPGFKRKTIFRSHSLKDPVLAGKVRENLQKSRPVVLLYFDLVKFHEVEQVSGFQAASKILAMFKKSLEREIPEILPGIEILAVENLWGDDFVVLMAMEGRPEHGELQKIAVTSRIGIGERIKQEYLKITGREPDIHVGYAVLSFKAENVESQLYTALREAQGMARGSISLETAMLLSEFREILDQARFEIVYQPIVSLRSGGILGWEALTRGPRESYFRSPEIIFSFAEKAGLLYPLERVCRRLALENLGDLGPDQKLFLNIHPRTISDPHFVRGETMRLIGEMGLKPSSIVFEITERHCIKDFPNFNKTLEHYRSQGYMVAVDDAGSGFSSLQSIAEIRPDFIKIDMSLVRDINLNSIKRVLLETFINFAEKIGCAIIAEGIETGEELTTLANIGAHYGQGYFLGRPVFPKAYLDETVEVKVLRLASSGRNRAWKHAFPVGEIAENAVSVRKDCLVREVKKILEENDLLDGVVVVEEGKPVGLVMRYRLDRYLGMQYGVPLYFDRPITSLMDTSPLVVEEDTPIEIVSQVAMNRNRLKLYDYIIVTRNQLFKGVVSVQTLLDTMTRIRLEMARGANPLTGLPGNIAIEQELSRRARENEDCAVIYLDLDHFKSYNDRYGFESGDRVILFTAALLSSVVKKFGAKNDFIGHIGGDDFIIITVPEKAEILCAKIARYFDRLIRRFYDPEDRAAGGIRGCDRSGGETFFPLISISMAIVECTGHDCLYDQKKFSEKAAQLKRYAKSLPGSVYVKDRRSRVD from the coding sequence GTGATCTCCGGGATAATCAAGGGTTGGGAAGCCGCCTCCAGGTTCTTTTCTTTTCCCGGCTTTAAAAGAAAGACCATATTCCGGAGCCACAGCCTGAAAGACCCCGTCCTGGCCGGAAAGGTTCGGGAAAACCTCCAAAAGTCAAGGCCGGTGGTGCTCCTTTATTTTGACCTGGTGAAGTTCCACGAAGTGGAGCAGGTGAGCGGCTTTCAGGCTGCCTCGAAGATCCTGGCCATGTTTAAAAAAAGCCTGGAAAGAGAAATACCTGAAATTTTACCCGGTATCGAAATCCTTGCCGTAGAAAATCTCTGGGGTGACGACTTTGTCGTCCTGATGGCGATGGAAGGCAGGCCGGAGCACGGTGAACTGCAGAAAATAGCTGTCACTTCCCGCATTGGCATCGGGGAAAGGATAAAGCAGGAGTATTTGAAAATTACCGGTCGGGAACCGGACATCCACGTGGGGTACGCCGTCCTCAGTTTTAAGGCGGAAAACGTGGAGAGCCAGCTTTATACGGCGCTGCGCGAGGCCCAGGGGATGGCCAGGGGGTCCATCAGTCTGGAGACGGCCATGCTCTTATCCGAGTTCAGGGAAATTCTCGACCAGGCCCGGTTTGAGATCGTCTACCAGCCCATAGTTTCCCTGCGTTCCGGCGGTATCCTGGGCTGGGAGGCCCTGACCAGGGGGCCCCGGGAGAGCTATTTCCGCAGCCCCGAGATTATTTTTTCATTTGCTGAGAAAGCCGGGCTGCTCTATCCCCTGGAAAGGGTCTGCCGCCGGCTGGCCCTGGAAAACCTCGGGGACCTGGGGCCGGACCAGAAGCTCTTCCTGAACATTCACCCCCGCACCATCAGCGACCCCCATTTCGTCAGAGGAGAGACCATGAGGCTGATCGGGGAGATGGGCCTCAAACCTTCCAGTATCGTGTTTGAAATTACCGAGCGGCACTGCATCAAGGACTTTCCCAATTTTAACAAAACCCTGGAACATTACCGCAGCCAGGGCTATATGGTGGCCGTGGACGATGCCGGCTCCGGATTTTCCTCCCTGCAGTCCATTGCGGAAATCAGGCCCGACTTCATTAAAATAGACATGTCCCTGGTCAGGGACATCAACCTTAACTCTATCAAGCGGGTCCTGCTGGAGACATTTATAAACTTTGCCGAAAAAATCGGCTGCGCCATTATTGCCGAGGGCATTGAGACCGGGGAGGAACTGACCACCCTTGCCAATATCGGCGCCCACTACGGCCAGGGCTACTTCCTGGGCAGGCCGGTATTCCCGAAAGCCTATCTGGATGAGACTGTGGAGGTTAAGGTGCTCCGGCTGGCTTCCAGCGGGCGCAACAGGGCCTGGAAGCATGCCTTCCCGGTAGGAGAAATCGCGGAAAACGCCGTAAGTGTCCGCAAAGACTGTCTGGTTCGCGAAGTTAAGAAAATACTGGAAGAAAATGACCTGCTTGATGGAGTGGTGGTGGTAGAAGAGGGAAAACCCGTGGGGTTGGTGATGCGCTACCGCCTGGACCGCTACCTGGGGATGCAGTACGGGGTACCCCTGTATTTCGATCGCCCGATAACATCGCTGATGGACACTTCTCCCCTGGTGGTGGAGGAAGACACTCCCATTGAAATAGTCTCCCAGGTTGCCATGAACCGGAACAGGCTCAAGCTCTACGACTATATCATTGTTACAAGAAATCAGCTGTTCAAAGGGGTTGTATCGGTCCAGACTTTACTTGATACCATGACCAGAATCCGGCTGGAAATGGCCAGGGGCGCCAACCCGCTGACCGGATTGCCGGGGAATATAGCCATCGAGCAGGAACTGTCCAGGCGGGCCAGGGAAAATGAGGACTGCGCGGTGATCTACCTGGACCTGGACCATTTCAAGTCTTATAACGACAGGTACGGCTTTGAAAGCGGTGACCGGGTGATTTTGTTTACCGCCGCTCTCCTGAGCAGTGTCGTAAAAAAGTTCGGCGCCAAAAATGATTTCATCGGCCACATCGGGGGCGATGACTTTATCATCATAACCGTTCCGGAAAAGGCAGAGATTTTATGCGCAAAAATTGCCCGGTATTTCGACCGGCTGATCCGCCGCTTTTACGACCCGGAGGACCGTGCGGCGGGAGGAATACGCGGTTGCGACCGGAGCGGCGGGGAGACTTTTTTCCCTTTAATTTCTATATCCATGGCCATTGTTGAATGCACTGGTCACGATTGCCTGTACGACCAGAAAAAATTTTCGGAAAAGGCGGCTCAGCTCAAACGCTACGCCAAGTCCCTGCCGGGTAGCGTTTACGTAAAAGACCGCAGGTCCAGGGTTGATTAA
- a CDS encoding FadR/GntR family transcriptional regulator, with the protein MYDALKPIKPRKIYEEIIDQVKQLIAEGVLNPGDKLISEKELAEKLQVGRSAVREAFRALEAMGILEIRPGEGTFVRRVEPQALINVLSLVLMMDRDTTEELMELRKILEVESAGLAALRHTPEELAQMEEALAQMEADIKAGDLGEKADWKFHYAIAEATHNSLLVELMNTIAGTMQRVLRTARMQLYMTPGTPQRLLNEHKAIFLAIKEGRDQDARRAMFDHLDKVEKGLRI; encoded by the coding sequence GTGTACGATGCCTTAAAACCAATAAAGCCCAGGAAAATTTACGAGGAAATAATTGATCAGGTGAAGCAATTAATTGCCGAAGGTGTATTAAATCCCGGGGATAAGCTGATCTCGGAGAAGGAGCTGGCCGAAAAGCTCCAGGTGGGCCGTTCGGCGGTACGGGAAGCCTTCCGTGCCCTGGAAGCCATGGGAATACTGGAAATACGGCCGGGTGAGGGCACCTTTGTGCGGCGGGTGGAACCCCAGGCTCTGATCAACGTTCTCTCGCTGGTGTTAATGATGGACCGGGACACCACGGAAGAACTGATGGAATTGCGCAAAATACTGGAGGTAGAGTCGGCGGGCCTGGCCGCTTTGAGGCATACCCCGGAGGAGCTGGCCCAGATGGAGGAGGCCCTGGCCCAGATGGAAGCCGATATTAAAGCCGGGGACCTGGGGGAAAAGGCCGACTGGAAATTCCACTATGCCATAGCGGAAGCCACCCACAATTCCCTGCTGGTAGAACTGATGAACACCATTGCCGGCACCATGCAGAGAGTGCTGCGTACGGCCCGCATGCAGCTTTATATGACGCCCGGTACTCCCCAGCGCTTGTTAAACGAGCATAAAGCCATTTTCCTGGCCATTAAAGAAGGCCGGGATCAGGACGCCCGCCGGGCCATGTTTGACCACCTGGACAAGGTGGAAAAAGGCCTGCGCATTTAA
- a CDS encoding phytoene desaturase family protein has protein sequence MGKKIPGTVWIFIGFIPWILYWALSGPGLWTEAVTAGLTAALVLNAYRFRQRQVKTMELVTLAFFVAHFAVTVVLGSPLFKTCSAVLAGAALAVMAWGTLLAGSPFTYQYACEDWPREYWRHPLFYRTNALITAVWGAIFTFNAALGVLALAWPEARLWLTVVVPNAAIGAGIAFSLFFPTWYPRHILAREIAAREPYRWSDPVFGPTRPAGEAEHDVIVVGAGIGGLTTAALLARRGLKVLVAEQHHRPGGFCTSWERHVRRDGERLRYVFDAGVHDVSGLGPRGPVTNLLRRLEIGDRLEWRRVGHEYVLPGFRLKVPGTAEELVRVLQARFPAEREAIAAFFAEMEGVYRDLYAGVERTGGVPCPPRTPGEMLAYPRTHPYAFRWMDLPYPVMLERFFQNASLKRFLLLLTGYLGDRPEALTAAQMAPLFGYYFDGGYYPVGGSQALADVLADVIEAHGGRVLLRAPVERILIEGGRAAGVILAGGQVHRAGAVIAGADVRKTFLELVGREHLLPDFVRRIEDLEFSTSAFAVFLGVDFVPDLEPVTLVYTEDGRGLGIMTPSRVDPGLAPPGHAAITLLTLVPRAEATTWDRRMPDYARRKREFGDALIALAELVLPGLREHIVFREEASPATFARYARTTGGAIYGPAAGQWRPPAKSPVERLYLAGAGVFPGAGIEAVVISGTLAADAVYPER, from the coding sequence ATGGGTAAGAAAATACCCGGCACGGTCTGGATTTTCATCGGCTTTATCCCCTGGATCCTGTACTGGGCGCTCTCGGGTCCCGGCCTATGGACGGAGGCGGTGACGGCCGGCCTGACCGCCGCGCTGGTCTTAAACGCCTACCGCTTCCGGCAGCGGCAGGTCAAGACGATGGAGCTGGTGACGCTTGCTTTTTTTGTTGCCCATTTTGCGGTGACCGTCGTCCTTGGTTCCCCACTTTTTAAGACCTGCAGTGCCGTGCTGGCCGGCGCTGCCCTGGCGGTGATGGCCTGGGGGACGCTCCTTGCCGGTTCGCCCTTCACCTACCAGTACGCCTGCGAGGACTGGCCGCGCGAATACTGGCGCCATCCCCTCTTTTACCGCACCAACGCCCTGATTACGGCAGTCTGGGGCGCGATTTTTACCTTCAACGCCGCGCTGGGTGTGCTGGCGCTTGCCTGGCCGGAGGCCCGCCTCTGGCTCACCGTGGTCGTCCCCAACGCCGCTATCGGGGCCGGCATCGCTTTTTCCCTTTTCTTCCCCACCTGGTATCCCAGGCACATTCTGGCGCGGGAAATAGCTGCCCGCGAGCCGTACCGGTGGTCGGACCCGGTCTTCGGCCCCACACGGCCGGCCGGTGAAGCCGAACACGACGTCATCGTCGTAGGCGCCGGCATCGGCGGCCTTACGACGGCGGCCCTCCTGGCGCGGCGGGGCCTGAAAGTGCTGGTGGCGGAGCAGCACCACCGGCCGGGCGGCTTCTGCACCTCGTGGGAGCGGCACGTCCGGCGGGACGGCGAGCGGCTGCGCTACGTTTTCGATGCGGGGGTGCACGACGTCAGCGGGCTGGGACCGCGCGGCCCGGTAACCAATCTTTTGCGCCGGCTGGAAATCGGCGACCGGCTGGAATGGCGGCGGGTGGGCCACGAATACGTGCTGCCCGGCTTCCGGCTCAAGGTGCCCGGCACGGCAGAGGAGCTGGTCAGGGTTCTGCAGGCGCGCTTTCCCGCGGAGCGGGAGGCTATAGCTGCCTTCTTCGCCGAGATGGAGGGCGTGTACCGCGACCTCTACGCCGGCGTGGAGCGCACCGGCGGCGTGCCGTGCCCGCCGCGCACGCCGGGGGAGATGCTGGCCTACCCGCGCACCCACCCGTATGCTTTCCGCTGGATGGACCTTCCCTACCCGGTCATGCTGGAGCGGTTTTTCCAGAATGCATCTCTGAAACGGTTCCTGCTCCTCCTGACGGGCTACCTGGGCGACCGGCCGGAAGCGCTCACCGCCGCCCAGATGGCCCCCCTTTTCGGCTACTACTTCGACGGCGGCTACTACCCTGTGGGCGGCTCCCAGGCCCTTGCCGACGTGCTGGCAGACGTGATCGAGGCGCACGGCGGCCGGGTACTCCTCCGCGCACCCGTAGAGCGCATCCTCATCGAAGGAGGCCGGGCCGCGGGTGTAATCCTGGCCGGCGGACAAGTCCACCGTGCCGGGGCCGTCATTGCAGGCGCCGACGTCCGCAAGACCTTCCTGGAACTGGTGGGGCGGGAACATCTACTGCCCGACTTTGTGCGACGCATTGAAGACCTGGAATTTTCTACTTCGGCTTTTGCGGTCTTCCTGGGCGTCGACTTCGTGCCGGACCTTGAGCCGGTCACCCTGGTTTACACCGAAGACGGCCGGGGGCTTGGCATAATGACCCCCTCCAGGGTCGATCCCGGCCTGGCGCCGCCCGGACATGCCGCCATCACCCTGCTGACCCTGGTTCCCCGGGCGGAGGCAACAACCTGGGACCGCCGGATGCCCGACTATGCCCGGCGCAAAAGAGAGTTCGGCGACGCGCTGATCGCCCTGGCGGAACTGGTGCTGCCCGGCCTGCGGGAGCACATCGTCTTCCGGGAGGAGGCCAGCCCGGCCACGTTCGCCCGCTATGCCCGGACGACGGGCGGCGCCATCTACGGTCCCGCCGCCGGTCAGTGGCGGCCGCCGGCCAAAAGCCCCGTGGAGCGGCTCTACCTGGCCGGCGCCGGCGTTTTTCCGGGGGCGGGCATCGAGGCGGTGGTCATCTCCGGCACCCTGGCTGCCGACGCCGTTTATCCGGAAAGGTAA
- a CDS encoding SdpI family protein, whose translation MREENKREGYSLTWETLKPDWPLWVILAGLIIAGFLLYPMLPEQVPVHWNIRGEVDRYGSRAYGAFFAPLLTCGLYALMLVMPLVDPWRENYARFDGVYRLLRWSLVLFMAGIYAAATAAALGYGLDIGLLVKGGVALLFVAVGNVMGQVQPNFFVGIRTPWTLASTEVWRRTHRLAAKVWVLGGLICLVLAPVRSPAGAYVFFACVAVMGLAPVIYSYAIFRRLRN comes from the coding sequence GTGCGGGAGGAAAATAAGAGGGAAGGTTATTCCCTCACCTGGGAGACCTTAAAGCCGGACTGGCCGCTGTGGGTGATCCTGGCCGGGCTCATTATTGCGGGATTTCTCCTTTACCCTATGCTTCCGGAGCAGGTGCCCGTTCACTGGAACATCCGGGGCGAGGTGGACCGCTACGGCTCGCGGGCCTATGGGGCCTTCTTCGCACCGCTTTTGACTTGCGGCCTTTACGCGCTGATGCTGGTGATGCCCTTGGTCGACCCGTGGCGCGAGAATTACGCCCGTTTTGATGGTGTTTACCGGTTGCTGCGCTGGAGCCTGGTGCTCTTTATGGCCGGCATCTACGCTGCGGCTACGGCGGCAGCCCTCGGGTACGGCTTGGATATAGGCCTGCTGGTTAAAGGCGGCGTTGCTCTCCTCTTTGTCGCCGTTGGCAATGTTATGGGACAGGTACAACCCAATTTCTTTGTCGGCATCCGGACACCCTGGACCCTGGCCAGCACGGAGGTCTGGCGGCGCACCCACCGCCTCGCGGCCAAAGTGTGGGTGCTGGGCGGTCTGATCTGTCTCGTTCTGGCACCGGTGCGTTCGCCCGCAGGCGCGTACGTGTTTTTCGCGTGCGTGGCCGTGATGGGGCTGGCGCCGGTGATCTACTCGTACGCTATTTTCAGGCGGCTGAGGAACTAG